CGCTGCTGTCGCTCGACGGCACAAACGGCAGGCGCAGGCGCACCGCATGGGAGGCAAACGGCTTCTTACGCGACACCAGCCAGGCCAGATCGACGGTGTTATAGGCCCCGGCCTCGCAGCTGATCATCAGCAGCGCTTTGTCATCGGTTAAAGCGGTGACCCGCACCTCACGACGCGCCGGGTCGAGCGAACACTGGCTGTTATTGATACGCCAGGTGCCATAGTCGGTCAGATCGCTGCGTTCATCGCGGGTTAACGGCGTCGGGGTCGGGTTGACCACGGCCACCTCTTTCAGCGCCGGCGCGGGGGGTACGCTCAGCGGCGGCTGCGCCCCTTTGTTGATCCACGCGGTTTCACTTCCACCACGCTTTTGCTGGGCGTCGATAAACTGCAGCGCCTCTTTCAGTCCATCAAGGGAGATAACCTGCTTGCCATCCGCAAGGGTGATGGCCTTTTTCTGCTGAAGGGTGGTCAGCAGGGCGGTAATAGTCGCGGGATGATCGGTGGTCAGACGCCAGGGAGTCACCTGCCAGTGCGGGGGAGCCAGCTGCAGCGGCTCGCCGTCGAGCAACAGGCGAGGCGCGATGGCCGGCTGTTTGGGATCGGGCGTGGCCAGCCCGCCGAGATCGATGCGCAGTACCGCATCGGTTTTCGCCCCGGCGCTGCGGCTCAGCGTCATCACCAGCCCGTTATGCTCACCGGTATTACGCGCGATACAAAAGTTCTGGTTGTTGCAGGTCACCTGCCAGTCAGTAAACGACTGTTGTGCAGGTGCCGCCTGAACCAGAGCCGCGGGCAGCACGCTGAGCATAAAGATAAGAAAAAGGCTGTGACGCATGAATAGCAGGATCCCGGAAGCAAAGACAGACAAACAGACCGTATCTTCCTGCTCAGGCCGGGGTTACTCAATCAGATTTATCGGATAGATTTATATGAAATACATCTTATTAAGAATAATAAGATCAATCCATTAACCCGGAGCTGCGCAAATACTGTAAAAGTATCACCGTTTTGCCGTCCCGTATTTCACCCGATTGTACCATCGCCAACGCTTCGCTAAAGGGCAGCTCCAGTACCTCGATCTCTTCGTCCTCAATCCCGCCGCCCTTGCCCGCGCGCTGGGCGTCACTGTATTCCGCCACGAAGAAATGGACAATTTCCGTTACGCCGCCGGGAGACATGTACAGCTCAAACACCTTGCGCGCGTTACCGACGACAAAACCGGTCTCTTCAATCGCCTCTTTGCGAATGCAGACTTCCGGCTCATCGTCATCCAGCAGTCCGGCACAGGTTTCAATCAGTCGTCCGTCGGGATTGCCGTTTACCCAGGTGGCGATGCGGAACTGGCGGATCAGCACCACGCTCTGCTTCTCAGGGTTATAGAGCAGGACAGTGGCGCCGTTACCCCGATCGTAGACTTCACGTTTGTGGCGCACCACTTCGCCGTTACGCCGCGTCAAATCGTACGTCAGGTTGCGCAGAATGAAATAGTTATCCGAGAGGCACTTGTCTTTAATCAGTTCAATTTTCAAGTTTATACGGGCTCCGTAGCGCAAATCATGCTGGTCATACTACGCTGAGAAGCCCGCGTTGTCGTCCGTCAGGTTAATGCGCGGCGGGTGCCTCGACCCCAAGCCAGTCCGCGATGCCCTGGGCGGCATGCCGTCCTTCCGCCATCGCCGTGACCACCAGATCGGCACCGCGCACGGCATCGCCACCGGCAAAGATCTGCGGGTTGCTGGTCTGATAGCGGTAGCGCGTCTCAACGCTGGCGGCGATCCGTCCCCAGTCATCCACCTCCACCCCCTGCGCCTGTAGCCAGGGCATGGCATGCGGGTTGAAGCCAAAGGCCATGATCACCGCGTCGGCAGGCATAACAAACTCACTGCCCTCGACAGGCACCGGACGGCGGCGGCCCTGGGCATCCGGCTCGCCCAGCCGGGTGCGCAGCAGGCGGATGCCGTTAACCCGCCCGGTCTCGTCGAGGGTCAGCTCCACCGGCTGCACGTTAAATTCAAATGCGGCCCCCCTCTTCCCGGGCATTTTTGACCTCTTTTTTCGAGCCCGGCATGTTGGCTTCATCCCGGCGGTAGGCGCAGGTGACGTTCGCGGCCCCGTGACGCAGCGCGGTGCGCACGCAGTCCATCGCCGTATCGCCGCCGCCAAGCACCACCACGTTCAGCCCGGCGGTATCAACAAAGGGCTCCTCCACCGAGGGTGCCAGCCCCATCAGCTGCCGGGTGTTGCCCACCAGGAACGGCAGGGCATCGTAAACCCCGGGCGCATCTTCATGAGGAATGCCCGCCTTCATCGAACGATAGGTGCCCACGCCAACAAACAGGGCATCGTACTCGCTGAGCAGCTGCGCCAGCGGGATATCTTTACCCACCTCGCAGTTCAGCTCGAAGCGGATGCCCATCGCCGTGAAGATCTCCCGACGGCGGGCCAGCAGGGATTTATCCAGCTTAAAGGCCGGAATGCCGAAGGTGAGCAGGCCGCCGATTTCCGGGTGACGATCGAAGACCGTGACGCTGACGCCGCGGCGGATTAACGCATCGGCGCAGGCCAGCCCGGCGGGGCCGGCCCCGATAATAGCGACCCGCTTATTGACGGGCGTGACCTGGCTCAGATCGGGCCGCCAGCCTTTGGCCAGCGCCTGGTCGGAGATATAGCGTTCGATATTGCCGATGGTCACCGAACCGGCCATGTCGCGTACCGTGCAGGCCCCTTCGCACAGTTTGTCCTGAGGACAGACCCGGCCGGTTACCTCCGGCAGGCAGTTGGTCTGATGGGATAACTCCACCGCGGCGTCGATATCCCCGGCCTTGACGCACTCAATCCACTGGGGAATGTGGTTGTGCAGCGGGCAGGTCCATTCGCACACTGAATGCTCCCCGCAGGTCAGGCAGCGGTCGGCCTCACGCTGGGCCTGCGCCGGGCGCAACGGCAGATAGATTTCGTCGAAATTACCCGCCCGCGCTTCGGGCGCCAGTTTATCCGGCTCGCCGCGCGCGGCCAGGGCAAACATCCGCTCGCGTTTGCTGACCTCCCGGGGAGCGAGCGCCGCCCCGGTCTGCCACGGCTGCGCCTCATGACGCGCCGTGCGCACCCGCCGCGTGCGGGCCAGCTGGTTCAGGGTATCGGCCGTGACCCTTGATAAGGCATCCGCCGGGCAGTTCGCCACGCAGGCCGGGCCCTCGGGGCGATCCAGGCACAGATCGCACTTCTGGGCAGTCGTGGTGACGATCTCCATGGTGCCAAACGGGCAGGCCACCACGCAGGCTTTACACCCGATACATTTCTTCGCTTCAACCTGCACGCTGTCGCCCGTCTGACTGATGGCGCCGTTCGGACAGCTCCGGATGCAGGGGGCGTTTTCACAGTGGTGACAGGTCACGGCGCTGTGTTTATTGCCCTCTTTCACCACGGTGATACGAGGGGTAAAATGGCGCGCGCTGAGGGCATGCTGTTCATTATGATGCGCCATGACGCACGCTACTTCGCAGGCACGACATCCAATGCACTGTTGGCTATTAGCCATAATAAAATGATTCATCACGGTTCCCCTGCTGGGCTGAATAACCTTATTCTTTGTATGAATAACGTATTTACCCACCGCAACGGGTTCAGGCAATGTTCAATTGCCCAGAAACGCGAACTATTTCGCCTGAACCTGTGTCAGATCAATTAATTTCATTCCTGATGAAACTACGTTTCATTCCCTCCGCGGAAACGTTGTTCAGGTCTGTTTCGTATTAGCTCAGGAAGCGATTTGTGATAGTTAAACAACCGGTTTCACGCAGTCTTGCCCGGGCCTTTTTCGCCATCATTGCCCTGTCGCTGCTGACCAGCGCCATCGCGCTCTTTACCCTCGCCAGCAGCCAGCGCGATGCCGAAGCGATCAACCTGGCGGGGTCATTGCGGATGCAGAGCTATCGCCTGGGTTACGATATGCAGCGGGGCAGCGCCGATCTGCTGCCCCATCGCCAGGCCTGGCAGCAAACGCTGAATGCCCCCGCGCTGCTCACCCTGAAAAGCTGGTACGTGCCGGATGAGGTACAACAGCATTATCACCAGCTACAGCTGGCATGGCAGGGTGTAAGCGAGAAGCTCGATCAGGGCGATTACGCCTGGTATCAGAACCATATGGATGAGTATGTGGCGCGTATCGACGCCTTTGTCCTCTCCCTGCAGCATTACGCCGAACATAAAATCCAGCTGGTGTTCGCCATCTCTTTTGCCGGGGCGATCGGCATCATCCTGCTGGCGCTCAGCACGCTGCGGCGGATCCGCCGGCAGGTGGTCGCCCCGCTCAATCATCTGGTCGCCTCCAGCCTGCACATCGAGCAGGGCCGGTTTGACACCCCGGTGCCGGATACCGATCTGCCGAACGAGCTCGGCCTGCTTTCCCGCACCTTTAACCATATGGCGACCGAGCTGCACACCCTCTATCGCTCGCTGGAAATTTCGGTTGAAGAGAAGACGCACCATCTGCACGAGGCCCATCAGCAGCTGGAGATGCTGTTTACCTGTTCGCAGGAGATGAACACCAGCAAGATCGACAGCCACTGTTTCCGTCATATCCTGCAAACCGTGCGCGAATACACCGGGATCGGCTGGCTGGCGCTGCATACCAGCGACGGCTGGAAAATGCAGGAGGGCGAGGTTGCCGACCACCTTGAGACGCAGGTGCTGCCGGTCATTATGCTGGAGACCCGCTTCGGTGAGCTGCGCTGGCAAAGCGAGCAGCGCGTCGTCCCGATCCCGCTGATGAAAAGCGTGGCGACCATGCTCGGGCGTGGCCTGTTCTCCAACCAGGCGCAGAAGCACTACCACCAGCTGCTGCTGATGGAGGAGCGCGCCACCATCGCCCGGGAGCTGCACGACTCGCTGGCGCAGGTGCTGTCGTATCTGCGCATCCAGCTGACGCTGCTTAAACGTGCGGTGCCGGAGGAGAACGAGGCGGCGCAGACCATCATTACCGACTTCTCCCGGGCGCTGAATGCCGCCTATCGCCAGCTGCGCGAGCTGCTTACCACCTTCCGCCTGACGCTGAATCAGGCCAACCTGCCCGCCGCGCTGCAGGAGACGCTGGACGATCTCCAGAAGCAGACCGGCGCAACGCTGAGCCTTGACTGTCAGCTCTCCTCCCTGGCACTGGATGCCCAGATGCAGGTCCACCTGCTGCAGATTGTGCGCGAGGCGGTGCTGAACGCCATCAAGCACGCCCAGGCCAGCGACATTCAGGTCAGCTGCGTGACCGCCCCGGACGGCAGCCATAGGGTAAGCATTCGCGACGACGGCATCGGGATCGGCGACGCCAGCGAGCCGCCGGGTCATTACGGTCTGAATATCATGCGCGAGCGCGCCGACCGGCTGGGGGGGCACCCTGCACTTCTCGCAGCCGCCCGGCGGTGGGACGCAGGTCAGCGTCTGTTTCCGCTCGTCAGCCGCTACCGAGGGTAAATAACGGTAAAATCAGGGGGAATGTCACCGCTCAGCCATGGGGATGGGCAATACTCACCGCAACCCCCGGGGCAACGACGCGAATAAAGCGCATGATAATTTACATTATCTCCTTTATTTCTCCACGTTTGACATCCGCCTTGCCGCTAGAGTTATGCGGGCAATGTACAATGACGACGCGCAGCAAAACGAGGTCTTATTTTAATGGCGAATTTTTTCATCGATCGCCCCATTTTTGCCTGGGTGCTGGCAATTCTGTTGTGTCTCACCGGCACGCTGGCCATTTTTTCCCTTCCTGTTGAGCAGTACCCGGATCTGGCCCCGCCTAACGTGCGGATCACGGCGAACTATCCGGGGGCCTCTGCACAAACCCTGGAGAACACCGTCACTCAGGTAATCGAGCAGAACATGACCGGCCTCGACAACCTGATGTATATGTCCTCCCAGAGCAGCGCCACCGGCCAGGCGACGGTCACGCTGAGCTTTACCGCAGGGAGCGACCCGGATGAAGCGGTGCAGCAGGTGCAGAACCAGCTGCAGTCCGCGCTGCGTAAGCTGCCGCAGGCGGTACAGAATCAGGGCGTAACGGTGCGTAAGACCGGGGACACCAACATTCTGACCATCGCCTTTGTCTCCAACGACGGCTCGATGGATAAGCAGGATATCGCCGACTATGTCGCCAGTAACATTCAGGATCCGCTGAGCCGCATCAACGGCGTGGGGGATATCGACGCCTACGGCTCGCAATACTCGATGCGTATCTGGCTCGATCCGGCGAAGCTGAACAGTTTCCAGATGACGGCGAAAGACGTCACCGACGCCATCGAATCACAAAACGCACAAATTGCGGTCGGCCAGCTGGGCGGTACGCCGTCCATCGATAAACAGGCGCTGAACGCCACCATCAACTCCCAGTCGCTGTTGCAGACCCCGCAGCAGTTCCGCGATATCACCCTGCGCGTCAACCAGGACGGGTCGGAAGTGCGGCTGGGCGATGTCGCCACCGTCGAGATGGGCGCGGAGAAATACGATTACCTGAGCCGCTTCAACGGTAAGCAGGCCTCCGGGCTGGGGGTTAAACTGGCTTCCGGTGCCAACGAGATGGCCACGGCTGAACAGGTCATCAAACGCCTCGATGAACTGTCGCAGTACTTCCCCCACGGGCTGGAGTATAAAGTCGCCTACGAAACCACCTCCTTCGTGAAGGCCTCGATCGAGGATGTGGTGAAAACCCTGCTGGAAGCCATCGCCCTGGTGTTCCTGGTGATGTACCTGTTCCTGCAAAATTTCCGCGCCACGCTGATCCCGACCATCGCCGTACCGGTGGTGCTGATGGGCACCTTCACGGTGCTCTACGCCTTTGGCTATAGCATTAACACCCTCACCATGTTTGCGATGGTGCTGGCGATAGGCCTGCTGGTGGATGACGCCATCGTGGTGGTGGAGAACGTCGAACGTATCATGAGCGAAGAGGGGCTCTCTCCGCGCGAAGCGACGCGAAAATCAATGAAGCAGATCCAGGGGGCGCTGGTGGGCATCGCCATGGTGCTGTCGGCGGTGTTCGTGCCGATGGCCTTCTTTGGCGGCACCACCGGCGCGATCTACCGCCAGTTCTCCATCACCATCGTCTCAGCCATGGTGCTGTCGGTGCTGGTGGCGATGATCCTCACCCCGGCGCTGTGCGCCACCCTGCTTAAACCGCTGCATAAGGGCGAACAGCATGGCCAGAAAGGGTTCTTCGGCTGGTTCAACCGCATGTTTAACCGCAACGCCGCGCGCTATGAGGCGGGCGTCGGGCGGATCCTGCAGCGCAGCCTGCGCTGGATGCTGATCTACGTTCTGCTGCTGGGCGGCATGGTGTTCCTGTTCCTGCGTCTGCCGACCTCGTTCCTGCCGCTGGAAGACCGGGGCATGTTTATCACCTCGGTGCAGTTGCCCAGCGGCTCAACCCAGCAGCAGACCCTGAAGGTGGTCCAGCAGGTCGAGCAGTATTTCTTCACCAAAGAGAAAGATACCGTGCTGTCGGTCTTTGCCACCGTGGGCTCTGGCCCGGGCGGTAACGGGCAGAACGTGGCGCGTATGTTCGTGCGCCTGAAAGACTGGGACGAGCGCGATGCCAAAACCGGCAGCTCGTTTGCCATTATCGAACGCGCCACTAAAGCCTTCAGCCATATTAAAGAGGCGCGGGTCTTCGCCAGCAGCCCACCGGCCATCAGCGGGCTCGGCAGTTCGGCGGGCTTTGATATGGAACTGCAGGATCACGCCGGGGCCGGGCATGATGCCCTGATGGCCGCCCGCGACCGCCTGCTGGAGCTGGCCGGAGAAGATCCTTCCCTCACCCGCGTGCGCCACAACGGCCTGGATGACAGCCCGCAGCTGCAGATTGATATCGACCAGCGCAAGGCGCAGGCGCTCGGCGTGGATATTGACGATATCAACGATACCCTGCAAACCGCATGGGGTTCGAGCTACGTGAACGACTTTATGGATCGGGGCCGCGTGAAAAAGGTCTACGTGCAGGCGGCGGCTAAATACCGCATGCTGCCGGACGATATCAACATGTGGTACGTGCGCAACAAAGACGGCGGCATGGTGCCCTTCTCGGCCTTCGCCACCTCGCGCTGGGAGACCGGTTCCCCGCGTATGGAACGCTACAACGGCTATTCAGCGGTAGAGATTGTCGGTGAGGCCGCGCCTGGAGTCAGTACCGGTACCGCGATGGATGTGATGGAAAGCCTGGTGCAGCAACTGCCTGCCGGGTTTGGCCTCGAGTGGACGGCGATGTCCTATCAGGAGCGCCTCTCCGGTGCTCAGGCACCAGCGCTATACGCCCTGTCGCTGCTGGTGGTGTTCCTCTGTCTGGCCGCCCTGTATGAGAGCTGGTCGGTGCCGTTCTCGGTGATGTTGGTGGTGCCGCTGGGGGTGATTGGCGCCCTGCTCGCGACCTGGATGCGCGGGCTGGAGAATGACGTCTACTTCCAGGTCGGACTGTTAACGGTCATTGGTCTGTCCGCGAAGAACGCCATTCTGATTGTCGAGTTTGCTAACGAGATGAATGAGAAAGGCCAGGAGCTGATGGCTGCGACCCTTGATGCCTGTCGCCAGCGCATGCGTCCGATCCTGATGACCTCGCTGGCATTTGTCTTCGGCGTGCTGCCGATGGCGACCAGCTCTGGCGCGGGATCGAGCAGCCAGCACGCGGTGGGAACCGGGGTCATGGGCGGGATGATCTCCGCGACCATCCTTGCCATTTACTTTGTTCCACTGTTCTTTGTGCTGATCCGCCGACGTTTCCCGTTAAAGGAACGACAGAAATAAGATATTGAAAATGAAAAAGGCGTCCTTACCGGCCGCCTTTTTTATGTGTTTATTTTCACATTATTGTTATTTAGCTAATTAAGTGCTCTTGCATTTCTTCCTGAATGTCATTTACGAAGCATGCCTTCGATAAAATCTTTCCAGTTCCCCAGTTCACGTTCAATCATAACTACCTCTCTTATTATTATGGCCATTCTACGAGAATATATCATCATTGTGAAGACTTTTTAATCAGTGATACTGCTCTACCCCCGTTGGTACGACTGGCTTGTAGATAATATGGGTCCAGTCCGATAAATTTTATGTGACCAACTGCAATATTTTGAAATAACCCTGGTTAAGGATGAAAAATTTAATTAGCGACTGTTCTTACACGACTTTTTAGCACCTGGACTTCTATGCGTTAAAGATGAAATAATATTCATGCGCTGTACATTATTTATGCCAGGCCTGAATATAAAATTAAGTAATAAAACAAATGTGTTATATTTTCGCAATCGCTTAAACATCGAAATTACTGAGCAATTGCTCTCTGTTAAGACAAAAGGATTCACCATGATCGTCCTGTACGGCATCAAAAATTGCGACACCATCAAAAAGGCACGCCGCTGGCTGGAGGCAAACAACGTCGACTACCGTTTTCACGACTATCGCGCCGACGGACTTGATGCAGATTTAATGCAGAAATTCATCGCTGAGCTGGGCTGGGAAGCCCTGCTGAACACCCGCGGCACCACCTGGCGCAAACTGGACGAGACGCTGCGCGCCAGCATCAACAATGCGCACAGCGCCGCCGCCTTAATGGTTGAAATGCCAGCAATCATCAAACGCCCATTGCTCTGGGCGCCCGGTAAGCCTATGCTGCTGGGTTTCAACGAAAACCAATACCAAACCTATTTTATTGAGGTGTAGTCTATGTCATGCCCGGTCATTGAGCTGACTCAGCAGCTTATTCGCCGCCCCTCCCTGAGCCCGGACGATGCGGGTTGTCAGGCGCTGATGATCGAACGCCTGCGGGCGATTGGTTTTACCGTCGAACCTATGGATTTTGGCGATACGCAAAATTTCTGGGCCTGGCGTGGTCAGGGCGAAACGCTGGCGTTTGCCGGACATACTGATGTGGTGCCAGCCGGTGACGCTGACCGCTGGATCAATCCTCCTTTCGAACCGACGATCCGCGACGGCATGCTGTTTGGTCGCGGCGCGGCGGACATGAAAGGTTCTCTGGCAGCAATGGTGGTTGCCGCTGAACGTTTCGTGGCGCAATACCCTAACCATAAAGGCCGCCTGGCGTTTTTGATCACCTCCGACGAAGAGGCCAGCGCCAAAAACGGCACCGTGAAGGTAGTAGAAACGCTGATGGCGCGTAACGAACGCCTGGATTACTGCCTGGTGGGCGAACCGTCCAGTACCGAGGTGGTGGGTGACGTGGTCAAAAATGGCCGTCGCGGCTCCATGACCTGTAACCTGACCATTCATGGCGTCCAGGGTCACGTAGCTTATCCGCATCTGGCTGATAATCCGGTGCACCGCGCCGCGCCGATGCTCAACGAGCTGGTGGGGATCGAGTGGGACAAGGGCAACGACTATTTCCCGCCAACCAGCATGCAGATTGCCAATATCCAGGCCGGCACCGGCAGCAACAACGTCATCCCGGGCGATCTGTTTGTGCAGTTCAACTTCCGCTTCAGCACCGAGCTGACCGACGAAATGATCAAAGCCCGCGTCGCGGCGCTGCTGGAGAAACACCAGCTGCGCTACAGCGTTGACTGGTGGATTTCCGGCCAGCCGTTCCTGACCGGGCGCGGTAAGCTGGTGGATGCGGTAGTTAACGCTATCGCGCACTATAATGAAATTAAACCGCAACTGCTGACCACGGGCGGCACATCCGACGGACGCTTTATTGCCCGTATGGGTGCGCAGGTGGTGGAACTTGGGCCAGTGAATGCCACGATTCATAAAATCAATGAATGCGTGAATGCAGCTGATTTGCAACTGCTGGCCCGTATGTATCAACGTATCATGGAGCAGCTCGTCGCCTGACGGTTGCCCCAAAGAAGGATAAGCAAATGGACTGGCTGGCTAAATATTGGTGGATCCTGGTACTGGTGTTTCTGGTAGGCGTGCTGCTGAACGTGATCAAGGATCTCAAGCGCGTTGACCATAAGAAATTCCTCGCCAACAAACCTGAACTCCCTCCACATCGTGACTTCAACGACAAGTGGGACGATGAAGACGACTGGCCGAAGAAGGACCAGAAGAAGTAATGGTTTAACCTCTGTCTATGTTACGGATTCTCCCTCTCCCTTGAGGAAGAGGGCTGGGGTGAGGGGGGAACATACCGCACTGGTGGTAATTCCGTTCACTTCCAGAGCCGTGCTTCTCGGTTACAACGGAACCGGTGAACGTGCCAGGGTGGCTCAATCGCCACCACCCTGGCAACCCGGGCTACCGGCAAGAAAATCGCCGCTTTGCGGTGCCCTCAGCTTATTCCTTCAGGCTTTCGGGTCGGGCACCAGCCTGCATCCTTGCAGGCTATGCCCTCTCGGCGCGTCCCTGCGCCTCGCCCCGGCCTTCCGGAAACGCTTCGGCGATTTTCAGCCGGACCAGGGAATCGCTGTCAGTTAATCATTCACCTGAATTATTTTATTGCTTCAAGTACAAAGAAATAACCGAAAATTCTTCCTGGTGGAACGAAGAGCCCCCCCTCAGAAAAACTCAACAATATCGTCGTCGTTCGGCTTGCCGCCGCTCAATGCTTCATCAAAGTAGTGCTTCGGCACGGTAAAACGCAGGTGATCCAGCGCGAACTGCATACTGCGATCGTCAATGGCGTGTCCCAGATCGTCGACAATATCCAGCGTCACATCGCTGCCCGCGCGGATCAGCGCTTCCTGTCCGGCAACAGCATGGGACAGCTCAATCACATGATCTTCCCCGCCGTGGATCAGGTGGATAGTGGTCTCGGTCGTCGCCCGCTCAGGCAAGGTCGCATAGCGGCCATTAAACGCAATCACCCGCGAGGCTAACCCCGGCTCAGCCTTCACGCTCTCCAGCGCCATGATCGCGCCCTGAGAAAAGCCGATCAGCGCAGTCGCATTGGCGCCAACACCGCTTTGCTGCTGCCAGTAACGCACCGTGTCGACAAAGGTCGGCATGATTGCATCCACGCGTTCCTGACGGTTCTCTTCGGTCACGCCCTGCACCGAGAACCACTGGCGGCCATTCGGACCGCAGGGCTCAACGCCGCCCACGCTCACCACCAGCGCATCGGGAAACAGCGGCGCAAACCAGCTGCCAATCTGCCCCATATTGACCGGGTTATCGCCGACGCCATGAAACAGCAGCAGCAGCTGTTTAGCCGGATGAACGGGGCTCTGGACAACAAAATGGTCATGTTTCATGGCAGTCTCCTTGATTGATAAGCGGGATTCTACGCCTGACAGGCAGAATGAACATGCCAGTTTACTGATGAAGTCATTGAAAAAATTGCCATTGCAAAACGGTGTGCTTCAGCCTCTGGCAATGTTCGCTGTCCAGCTGCGCCAGCGCCTGGTCCGTCTCGGTGCGCAGATGGCTCAGCAGGGCTTTACGTCCGCTGAGACCCAACGCACGGCTCAGGACGTTATCATCCAGCCCCTGCTCAACTTTGCCCCGCAGTCCTGTTAGCGGCAGATTCGTCGCCTGCAACAGCCGCGTCAGACTGGCCACCGCCGCCGTTAAGGGGCGGTGGGCAAAAGCAAACCCGGCCAGATCCAGCCAGTCATCATCATTAAGGGTAGCCTCACCTGTGGGGGCCACCGGGATCTTTTCACCGTTCCAGCGTTCAATCACCGCCGCATCGCGACAGAGGCGCTGATGCTCACGCTGGCACAGCGCCTCTCCCGCCGCGCTGAGCGGCAGCATCGCCATCGCCGTGTAGCAGCCGCTGCTGGCCTCGCGATGGCTGCCCATGCGCACCAGCACAAAGCCACAGCGCTGCCAGAAGCGCCAGAGTTCGTCGGTGTAGCCGAAGCTGACGGAAAGGTAGTCGATATTGACCTGCTGGCGGGCATTGGCAACCAGCGCCCTGCCAATGCCTTCGCGCTGGCGGGCGGGATGGACGGCAACGCGCGTCACCCGCCGGGCGGTAAGGGTGGCGGCCAGCGGTGAGCCGCCGTGAGCCGCCAGCGACTGCGCCACCAGATTGCCGCGCGGACGACGGTAGCCCGCCCATACCGCCTGGCTGAGCGCTGGGCTCAGACCGCCCTCCTCCACCAGCCACAGCGCGCCGCAGACGGCATCGTCCGTACGGGCAACGGCAAAATGCTGCCCGGGGGCGTCCATCATGCGCCGCAGGTCGAGGGGTGAGGTCCGGTAGTGGGCGGCGCAGAGCAGTTTGTAGACCGCCGCCGGGGTTTCAGGGTTGCGGCTCCAGGCCTCCTGCTCCAGCGGTGTACAGACGATCTTCCCCTGAGGGAGGCGCTCGTCAGGTTCGTCATCAAACAGCAGCACCTCGGCGATGATGCGCTCCAGCGGGCAGCCCGCCGCCCAGCGCACCG
This Leclercia sp. S52 DNA region includes the following protein-coding sequences:
- the ypfM gene encoding protein YpfM; protein product: MIERELGNWKDFIEGMLRK
- the dapE gene encoding succinyl-diaminopimelate desuccinylase — protein: MSCPVIELTQQLIRRPSLSPDDAGCQALMIERLRAIGFTVEPMDFGDTQNFWAWRGQGETLAFAGHTDVVPAGDADRWINPPFEPTIRDGMLFGRGAADMKGSLAAMVVAAERFVAQYPNHKGRLAFLITSDEEASAKNGTVKVVETLMARNERLDYCLVGEPSSTEVVGDVVKNGRRGSMTCNLTIHGVQGHVAYPHLADNPVHRAAPMLNELVGIEWDKGNDYFPPTSMQIANIQAGTGSNNVIPGDLFVQFNFRFSTELTDEMIKARVAALLEKHQLRYSVDWWISGQPFLTGRGKLVDAVVNAIAHYNEIKPQLLTTGGTSDGRFIARMGAQVVELGPVNATIHKINECVNAADLQLLARMYQRIMEQLVA
- a CDS encoding ArsC family reductase — encoded protein: MIVLYGIKNCDTIKKARRWLEANNVDYRFHDYRADGLDADLMQKFIAELGWEALLNTRGTTWRKLDETLRASINNAHSAAALMVEMPAIIKRPLLWAPGKPMLLGFNENQYQTYFIEV
- the acrD gene encoding multidrug efflux RND transporter permease AcrD — translated: MANFFIDRPIFAWVLAILLCLTGTLAIFSLPVEQYPDLAPPNVRITANYPGASAQTLENTVTQVIEQNMTGLDNLMYMSSQSSATGQATVTLSFTAGSDPDEAVQQVQNQLQSALRKLPQAVQNQGVTVRKTGDTNILTIAFVSNDGSMDKQDIADYVASNIQDPLSRINGVGDIDAYGSQYSMRIWLDPAKLNSFQMTAKDVTDAIESQNAQIAVGQLGGTPSIDKQALNATINSQSLLQTPQQFRDITLRVNQDGSEVRLGDVATVEMGAEKYDYLSRFNGKQASGLGVKLASGANEMATAEQVIKRLDELSQYFPHGLEYKVAYETTSFVKASIEDVVKTLLEAIALVFLVMYLFLQNFRATLIPTIAVPVVLMGTFTVLYAFGYSINTLTMFAMVLAIGLLVDDAIVVVENVERIMSEEGLSPREATRKSMKQIQGALVGIAMVLSAVFVPMAFFGGTTGAIYRQFSITIVSAMVLSVLVAMILTPALCATLLKPLHKGEQHGQKGFFGWFNRMFNRNAARYEAGVGRILQRSLRWMLIYVLLLGGMVFLFLRLPTSFLPLEDRGMFITSVQLPSGSTQQQTLKVVQQVEQYFFTKEKDTVLSVFATVGSGPGGNGQNVARMFVRLKDWDERDAKTGSSFAIIERATKAFSHIKEARVFASSPPAISGLGSSAGFDMELQDHAGAGHDALMAARDRLLELAGEDPSLTRVRHNGLDDSPQLQIDIDQRKAQALGVDIDDINDTLQTAWGSSYVNDFMDRGRVKKVYVQAAAKYRMLPDDINMWYVRNKDGGMVPFSAFATSRWETGSPRMERYNGYSAVEIVGEAAPGVSTGTAMDVMESLVQQLPAGFGLEWTAMSYQERLSGAQAPALYALSLLVVFLCLAALYESWSVPFSVMLVVPLGVIGALLATWMRGLENDVYFQVGLLTVIGLSAKNAILIVEFANEMNEKGQELMAATLDACRQRMRPILMTSLAFVFGVLPMATSSGAGSSSQHAVGTGVMGGMISATILAIYFVPLFFVLIRRRFPLKERQK
- a CDS encoding YpfN family protein: MDWLAKYWWILVLVFLVGVLLNVIKDLKRVDHKKFLANKPELPPHRDFNDKWDDEDDWPKKDQKK
- the nudK gene encoding GDP-mannose pyrophosphatase NudK, translated to MNLKIELIKDKCLSDNYFILRNLTYDLTRRNGEVVRHKREVYDRGNGATVLLYNPEKQSVVLIRQFRIATWVNGNPDGRLIETCAGLLDDDEPEVCIRKEAIEETGFVVGNARKVFELYMSPGGVTEIVHFFVAEYSDAQRAGKGGGIEDEEIEVLELPFSEALAMVQSGEIRDGKTVILLQYLRSSGLMD
- a CDS encoding DUF1176 domain-containing protein produces the protein MRHSLFLIFMLSVLPAALVQAAPAQQSFTDWQVTCNNQNFCIARNTGEHNGLVMTLSRSAGAKTDAVLRIDLGGLATPDPKQPAIAPRLLLDGEPLQLAPPHWQVTPWRLTTDHPATITALLTTLQQKKAITLADGKQVISLDGLKEALQFIDAQQKRGGSETAWINKGAQPPLSVPPAPALKEVAVVNPTPTPLTRDERSDLTDYGTWRINNSQCSLDPARREVRVTALTDDKALLMISCEAGAYNTVDLAWLVSRKKPFASHAVRLRLPFVPSSDSSEMELMNASFDEKSRELTTLALGRGIADCGIQTRWRFTGQRFRLVRYAEEPSCDNWHGPDSWPTLWITR